Genomic DNA from Mus musculus strain C57BL/6J chromosome 11, GRCm38.p6 C57BL/6J:
TGACACCAGAAACCTCCAACCCAGTTGAGGAGTCTCAAGGAGTGATCCTTGACGAGTCATCCCCTCTCTTAAGGGATCCTATGAGAGCAGCAGAAACCGAAGCCAAGGAAGCTTTTGGCTTCAAGACTAGTATGGCCCCCTTGCGTCGACCCCAGCACGATTAACTGAGAGACAGGCAAGGGACGGCGGGGTGTGGGCAGCACATTGGTTCCATCTCCTGCTTAACCAGCCTTGGGTCCTCCTCAGGTCTTGGATGTGCCAGCGACCCTGGCTGTGGCCCGCTAATCAGCTTCTCCCTGGCCGGCTCCCGCCGCGCCGCCTCTcgcttgcctcctcctcctgctcctcttccccctgctcccaGGACGGCAGGATGGCTGCGCCGGGCGCGCCTCGCTTCCTCCTCACCTTCGACTTCGATGAGACCATCGTGGACGAGAACAGCGACGACTCGATCGTGCGTGCCGCGCCAGGCCAGCAACTGCCCGAGAGCCTGCGTGCCACCTATCGCGAGGGCTACTACAATGAGTACATGCAACGAGTCTTTAAGTACCTGGGTGAGCAGGGTGTACGGCCCCGGGACCTGCGCGCTGTCTACGAGACCATCCCCCTGTCGCCAGGCATGGGCGATTTGTTGCAGTTCATAGCCAAACAGGGCTCCTGCTTCGAGGTTATTCTCATTTCGGATGCCAACACCTTCGGTGTGGAGAGTGCCCTGCGTGCCGCTGGCCACCACAGTTTATTCCGCCGCATCCTCAGCAACCCGTCGGGGCCCGACGCGCGGGGACTGCTGACGCTGCGGCCCTTCCACACGCACAGCTGCTCGCGCTGCCCGGCCAACATGTGCAAGCACAAGGTGCTCAGCGAATACCTGCGTGAGCGGGCCCGCGACGGCGTGCACTTCGAGCGCCTCTTCTACGTGGGTGATGGTGCAAATGACTTTTGCCCCATGGGGCTGCTGGCGGGCGGGGACGTGGCCTTCCCGCGCCGCGGCTACCCCATGCACCGCCTCATCCAGGAGGCACAGAAAGCTGAGCCCAGCTCCTTCCGCGCCCACGTGGTGCCCTGGGAAACAGCCGCCGATGTGCGCCAACATCTGCAACAGGTGCTGAAGATGTGTTGAAGACCATCGCCTGCCAGGGGTGCTCGGGACAACCGACGGAGGAGGGACGGGACTGGGGATTGGTTAGGATCACCTAGTTTTACtaccctcctctttcctttcgcTTTGCTATGCTCCTCCGGGCATATCTGG
This window encodes:
- the Phospho1 gene encoding phosphoethanolamine/phosphocholine phosphatase, translated to MSGCFPAVGLRCLSRDGRMAAPGAPRFLLTFDFDETIVDENSDDSIVRAAPGQQLPESLRATYREGYYNEYMQRVFKYLGEQGVRPRDLRAVYETIPLSPGMGDLLQFIAKQGSCFEVILISDANTFGVESALRAAGHHSLFRRILSNPSGPDARGLLTLRPFHTHSCSRCPANMCKHKVLSEYLRERARDGVHFERLFYVGDGANDFCPMGLLAGGDVAFPRRGYPMHRLIQEAQKAEPSSFRAHVVPWETAADVRQHLQQVLKMC